One stretch of Rathayibacter festucae DSM 15932 DNA includes these proteins:
- a CDS encoding ABC transporter substrate-binding protein, whose translation MRALTRSHALTRSVALATGALLLAGLAGCSASGGDSGGKTEITWFKLTESADSANATINEIVSDFEEANPDITVKVEQRAVDAHKDALRTTLGTSGAPDLFFSWAGPGLGGEFIDAGASLDLKEYYDEYGWADRFSDTTMSTVTQYGGYDGVPYTQRTEAVFYNKDLFEQAGIDAAPTSYDELVEDAGKLKDAGITPFEFGGTVNWHVMRLLDSLLETECGADGYQALVTGEASWADESCVTDTFTEFATWTSDYVNDGFISINNDESSSLFFAGKAAMAIEGDWFNQQIRDAGMSEDSVGIFAFPTGTDRIYGFNENNYISANSEHPDEAAKFLDYLTSPESQAKFIATFGSRSVNVDVTPEDQSAFDALWNPITEAATGVYMNNDQNLSQSQTTEYWRIQNLVATGDLDPADAGAEFQKFIDQQ comes from the coding sequence ATGCGTGCTCTGACCCGTTCCCATGCTCTGACCCGATCGGTCGCCCTCGCCACGGGCGCTCTCCTCCTCGCAGGCCTGGCCGGCTGCTCAGCGAGCGGCGGCGACTCCGGCGGCAAGACCGAGATCACCTGGTTCAAGCTCACCGAGTCGGCGGACTCCGCGAACGCGACGATCAACGAGATCGTCAGCGACTTCGAGGAGGCGAACCCCGACATCACCGTCAAGGTCGAGCAGCGGGCGGTGGACGCGCACAAGGACGCGCTGCGCACCACGCTCGGCACGAGCGGCGCCCCCGACCTCTTCTTCTCCTGGGCCGGCCCCGGTCTCGGCGGCGAGTTCATCGACGCCGGCGCGAGCCTGGACCTGAAGGAGTACTACGACGAGTACGGCTGGGCCGACCGCTTCTCCGACACCACGATGTCCACCGTCACCCAGTACGGCGGCTACGACGGCGTGCCCTACACCCAGCGCACCGAGGCGGTCTTCTACAACAAGGACCTCTTCGAGCAGGCCGGCATCGACGCCGCGCCCACCTCCTACGACGAGCTCGTCGAGGACGCCGGGAAGCTCAAGGACGCGGGCATCACCCCGTTCGAGTTCGGCGGCACCGTCAACTGGCACGTGATGCGCCTGCTCGACAGCCTGCTCGAGACCGAGTGCGGCGCCGACGGCTACCAGGCCCTCGTGACCGGCGAGGCGAGCTGGGCCGACGAGTCCTGCGTCACCGACACCTTCACCGAGTTCGCCACCTGGACGTCGGACTACGTCAACGACGGCTTCATCTCGATCAACAACGACGAGTCGAGCTCGCTCTTCTTCGCCGGCAAGGCGGCCATGGCGATCGAGGGCGACTGGTTCAACCAGCAGATCCGCGACGCCGGCATGTCCGAGGACTCGGTCGGCATCTTCGCCTTCCCCACGGGCACCGACCGCATCTACGGCTTCAACGAGAACAACTACATCTCCGCGAACTCCGAGCACCCCGACGAGGCCGCGAAGTTCCTCGACTACCTGACCTCGCCCGAGTCGCAGGCGAAGTTCATCGCCACCTTCGGCAGCCGCTCGGTCAACGTCGACGTCACCCCCGAGGACCAGAGCGCCTTCGACGCCCTCTGGAACCCGATCACCGAGGCGGCGACCGGCGTCTACATGAACAACGACCAGAACCTCTCGCAGTCGCAGACCACCGAGTACTGGCGCATCCAGAACCTGGTCGCGACCGGCGACCTCGACCCGGCCGACGCCGGCGCCGAGTTCCAGAAGTTCATCGACCAGCAGTGA
- a CDS encoding NAD(P)-dependent alcohol dehydrogenase, which produces MKALRYTTVGQAPEVVEIEKPVPGPGEILLKVTAAGVCHSDDYVMSLPEEDYLAQHYPLPLTLGHEGAGVIEEFGPGVETGLQIGEAVAVYGPWGCGHCLNCSRGAENYCTNAEAEGIRPPGLGNQGSMAEYMIVDDVRHLIPIGDLDPVKNVSLTDAGLTPYHAIKRSLPKLGAGTYAVVIGSGGLGHVGIQILKALSGATVIVLDVSEEKLELAKHVGADVTLISDASAAERIREITGGLGADAVFDFVGAGPTIATATAVAAVESDVTIVGIGGGQATVGFGTIAYDAALRIPYWGSRSELIEVFELAKAGRIDVEVQRYALADAPQAYADLHDGTVRGRAVIVP; this is translated from the coding sequence GTGAAGGCACTGCGCTACACCACCGTCGGACAGGCCCCCGAGGTCGTCGAGATCGAGAAGCCCGTGCCCGGGCCGGGCGAGATCCTGCTGAAGGTGACCGCCGCCGGCGTCTGCCACTCCGACGACTACGTGATGAGCCTCCCCGAGGAGGACTACCTCGCCCAGCACTACCCGCTGCCGCTCACCCTCGGCCACGAGGGCGCCGGCGTGATCGAGGAGTTCGGCCCCGGCGTCGAGACCGGCCTGCAGATCGGCGAGGCCGTCGCCGTCTACGGACCGTGGGGCTGCGGCCACTGCCTCAACTGCTCGCGCGGCGCGGAGAACTACTGCACCAACGCCGAGGCGGAGGGCATCCGCCCGCCCGGCCTCGGCAATCAGGGCTCGATGGCGGAGTACATGATCGTCGACGACGTCCGCCACCTGATCCCGATCGGCGACCTCGACCCGGTGAAGAACGTCTCGCTCACCGACGCCGGCCTCACGCCGTACCACGCGATCAAGCGCAGCCTCCCGAAGCTCGGCGCGGGCACCTACGCCGTCGTCATCGGCTCGGGCGGGCTCGGCCACGTCGGCATCCAGATCCTCAAGGCGCTCTCCGGCGCGACGGTGATCGTGCTCGACGTCAGCGAGGAGAAGCTGGAGCTGGCGAAGCACGTCGGAGCGGACGTCACGCTGATCAGCGACGCCTCCGCCGCCGAGAGGATCCGCGAGATCACCGGTGGGCTGGGCGCGGACGCCGTCTTCGACTTCGTCGGCGCCGGCCCGACCATCGCGACGGCCACGGCGGTCGCGGCCGTCGAGTCGGACGTCACCATCGTCGGCATCGGCGGCGGCCAGGCGACCGTCGGCTTCGGCACGATCGCCTACGACGCGGCCCTGCGGATCCCCTACTGGGGCTCCCGCAGCGAGCTGATCGAGGTCTTCGAGCTCGCCAAGGCGGGCCGTATCGACGTCGAGGTCCAGCGCTACGCCCTCGCCGACGCCCCCCAGGCCTACGCCGACCTGCACGACGGCACCGTCCGCGGCCGCGCGGTCATCGTCCCGTAG
- a CDS encoding DUF7507 domain-containing protein gives MAGTSGSLTTPGGAKAEYDLDEARLRIPPVGPPREAAVEHPKLTITVTGKYLVKPGETVQVGTPVQYTLHLANTGDVPLTVAGTAIERGRSTDVVQNRTVTQEDLDRGYAETAGSLGQIPTPSGSYSRPGYSYRLPISAATPTPTPTPTPTQTPTPTPTSTAAVEHPAVQTTIAGRFVLAPGERVVVGTTARFTDHLVNTGDVTLTGFDGSRTLRPGEAADIVRDHVVTEVDLASGSITSAAQYWARTPSGAVYETPVVTFELPVPGEQPVQQEHPELAGRVAGSLDLAPGERPRIGTRVTWTVTVTNTGDVELQDVRLRGGKERVFLAPGETRTLTRSTTLSAHDLETRRVSSITQVSGRTPEGALVHLEVRGARLIRLP, from the coding sequence ATGGCGGGAACGTCCGGCAGCCTGACCACTCCCGGGGGTGCGAAGGCCGAGTACGACCTCGACGAGGCGAGGCTCCGAATACCTCCCGTCGGTCCGCCACGAGAGGCCGCCGTCGAGCATCCGAAGCTGACGATCACCGTCACAGGGAAGTACCTCGTCAAGCCGGGCGAGACGGTGCAGGTCGGCACACCGGTGCAGTACACCCTGCACCTCGCGAACACCGGCGACGTCCCGCTCACTGTGGCCGGGACCGCGATCGAACGGGGGCGATCGACGGACGTCGTCCAGAACAGGACGGTCACGCAGGAGGACCTCGACAGGGGGTATGCGGAGACCGCAGGGAGCCTCGGGCAGATCCCCACTCCCAGCGGCTCGTACTCGAGACCCGGCTACTCCTACCGTCTGCCGATCTCCGCCGCGACGCCGACTCCCACCCCGACTCCCACGCCTACGCAGACGCCCACTCCGACCCCGACGTCGACCGCCGCGGTCGAGCACCCCGCGGTGCAGACGACGATCGCCGGGCGGTTCGTCCTCGCGCCGGGGGAGCGGGTCGTGGTGGGCACGACGGCGCGGTTCACCGACCACCTCGTGAACACCGGCGACGTGACCCTGACCGGCTTCGACGGCTCCCGCACGCTCCGGCCGGGCGAGGCGGCGGACATCGTCCGCGACCACGTCGTGACGGAGGTGGACCTCGCCTCCGGATCGATCACGAGCGCGGCGCAGTACTGGGCGAGAACCCCCTCCGGTGCCGTCTACGAGACCCCGGTCGTCACATTCGAGCTGCCCGTCCCGGGTGAGCAGCCGGTACAGCAGGAGCATCCCGAGCTCGCCGGCCGCGTCGCCGGCTCGCTGGACCTCGCTCCGGGGGAGAGACCGCGGATCGGCACGAGGGTGACGTGGACCGTGACGGTCACCAACACCGGCGACGTCGAGCTGCAGGACGTGCGGCTGCGCGGGGGAAAGGAGCGGGTCTTCCTCGCGCCGGGCGAGACCCGGACCCTCACCCGGTCGACGACGCTGTCCGCGCACGATCTCGAGACGAGGCGCGTCTCGAGCATCACCCAGGTCTCGGGCCGCACTCCGGAGGGAGCGCTCGTGCACCTGGAGGTCCGGGGCGCGCGCCTGATCCGCCTCCCCTAG
- a CDS encoding LacI family DNA-binding transcriptional regulator, which produces MAPPRRKATLESVAERAGVSLKTASNAVNGTGRMADGTRERVRAAVEELGYTVNVAARNLTRGRTDAVTLAVPTLKAAYLAELAEAVIETARDMDLAVSVTTYPDDGGDGSRRLLQRFNSQLTDGLLLSLSEHETLDRSALAVEYPLVCLGTRDTYELVDRVTTDDVADARAATAHLLARGSTALAVVGAHSPFDAGRIGAAREGNAEQRLRGVVEELAAAGRSLDPRLVGVTGYDWTIGSGFRVARALVEAGVPFDGLVCFNDVLATGAISALREGGLRIPDEVQVIGFDDIEESAFLSPPLTSMDSRIEWIARTALERLVARIDRVEAPATTLFARSQVVARGTTR; this is translated from the coding sequence ATGGCCCCACCGCGCCGGAAGGCGACGCTCGAGTCGGTCGCCGAGCGCGCCGGGGTCTCGCTGAAGACGGCGTCGAACGCGGTCAACGGCACGGGCCGGATGGCCGACGGCACGCGGGAGCGCGTCCGGGCCGCGGTCGAGGAGCTCGGCTACACGGTGAACGTCGCGGCCCGCAATCTGACCCGCGGACGGACCGACGCGGTGACGCTCGCCGTGCCGACCCTGAAGGCCGCCTACCTCGCCGAGCTGGCGGAGGCGGTCATCGAGACCGCCCGCGACATGGACCTCGCGGTCTCCGTCACGACCTACCCCGACGACGGCGGGGACGGCTCGCGCCGGCTGCTGCAGCGCTTCAACTCGCAGCTCACCGACGGGCTGCTGCTCTCGCTGTCCGAGCACGAGACCCTCGACCGCTCGGCGCTCGCCGTCGAGTACCCCCTGGTCTGCCTCGGGACCCGCGACACCTACGAGCTGGTGGACCGGGTGACGACCGACGACGTCGCCGACGCGCGCGCGGCCACGGCGCACCTCCTCGCACGCGGCAGCACCGCGCTCGCCGTCGTCGGCGCGCACTCGCCCTTCGACGCCGGCCGGATCGGCGCGGCCCGCGAGGGGAACGCCGAGCAGCGGCTGCGCGGGGTCGTCGAGGAGCTCGCCGCCGCGGGCCGCTCGCTCGATCCGCGCCTGGTGGGCGTCACGGGCTACGACTGGACGATCGGCTCCGGCTTCCGGGTCGCCCGCGCGCTCGTCGAGGCGGGGGTGCCGTTCGACGGCCTGGTCTGCTTCAACGACGTCCTCGCGACCGGCGCGATCTCGGCCCTGCGCGAGGGCGGACTGCGCATTCCGGACGAGGTGCAGGTGATCGGCTTCGACGACATCGAGGAGTCGGCGTTCCTCTCCCCGCCGCTCACCTCGATGGACTCGCGGATCGAGTGGATCGCCCGCACGGCGCTCGAGCGCCTGGTCGCGCGGATCGACCGGGTGGAGGCTCCCGCGACCACGCTCTTCGCCCGATCTCAGGTCGTCGCCCGCGGCACGACACGCTGA
- a CDS encoding DUF2254 domain-containing protein, with product MRSRLLHARESFWFLPTLFGVLAIALAFGLIELDRLLIRAGIQDLPLVEDLSATGGRAILSAIGGTMLGVAATSFSITISVLATTSSAYGPRLVRNFMADRGNQVVLAVLTSTFLYSLIVLRSVHTEEDATLAFVPVVAVGFAVVLAVGDVAVLVYFIHHIALSVQVTTLQKRVLGELEDVIAELSGDEDEPDRREEPFPAGGVVLTAPRSGYVEQLEFERLVALGARHDAVLRMLASPGDHVLAGDPVLELVGGSDLEEAALAAVVIADARTPHQDLRYAVQQVVEIGVRGLATGTNDPYTAVSALDALTGALVELCRGDGPRTRFRDTDGVARLWCTWPTAADLLAEVYLALRAYALDQPLVVRAGLRLAQRLEPVARGTARTELHRQLEAFTSAYDAADRDALEAPVVRRDLAELLARLSTAERSRD from the coding sequence ATGCGCTCCCGGCTCCTGCACGCCCGCGAATCGTTCTGGTTCCTGCCCACCCTGTTCGGCGTCCTCGCGATCGCCCTGGCGTTCGGGCTGATCGAGCTCGACCGGCTGCTGATCCGCGCGGGCATCCAGGACCTCCCCCTCGTCGAGGACCTCTCCGCGACCGGCGGCCGGGCGATCCTCTCCGCGATCGGCGGCACGATGCTCGGGGTCGCCGCGACCTCGTTCTCGATCACGATCTCCGTCCTCGCCACCACCTCCTCCGCGTACGGGCCCCGGCTGGTCCGCAACTTCATGGCCGACCGCGGCAACCAGGTCGTCCTCGCGGTGCTCACCTCGACGTTCCTCTACTCGCTGATCGTGCTCCGCTCGGTGCACACCGAGGAGGACGCGACCCTCGCCTTCGTGCCCGTCGTCGCAGTCGGCTTCGCGGTGGTGCTGGCCGTCGGCGACGTCGCGGTGTTGGTCTACTTCATCCACCACATCGCGCTGTCGGTGCAGGTGACCACGCTGCAGAAGCGCGTGCTCGGCGAGCTCGAGGACGTCATCGCGGAGCTGTCGGGAGACGAGGACGAGCCGGACCGCCGCGAGGAGCCCTTCCCCGCCGGCGGTGTCGTGCTGACGGCGCCTCGCTCGGGCTACGTCGAGCAGCTCGAGTTCGAGCGCCTCGTCGCGCTCGGCGCCCGCCACGACGCGGTGCTGCGGATGCTCGCCTCACCCGGCGACCACGTCCTGGCCGGCGACCCCGTGCTCGAGCTCGTCGGCGGCAGCGACCTCGAGGAGGCGGCGCTCGCCGCGGTCGTGATCGCCGACGCGCGCACCCCGCACCAGGACCTCCGCTACGCCGTGCAGCAGGTCGTCGAGATCGGCGTCCGCGGCCTGGCGACGGGCACCAACGACCCGTACACCGCGGTCAGCGCGCTCGACGCCCTCACCGGCGCGCTCGTCGAGCTCTGCCGGGGCGACGGCCCGCGCACCCGCTTCCGCGACACCGACGGCGTCGCCCGCCTGTGGTGCACCTGGCCGACCGCCGCGGACCTCCTGGCCGAGGTCTACCTCGCCCTGCGCGCCTACGCGCTGGACCAGCCGCTCGTCGTCCGCGCCGGCCTCCGCCTGGCGCAGCGCCTCGAACCCGTCGCCCGCGGCACCGCGCGCACCGAGCTGCACCGCCAGCTCGAGGCCTTCACGAGCGCCTACGACGCCGCCGACCGAGACGCGCTCGAGGCCCCCGTCGTCCGCCGCGACCTGGCCGAGCTGCTCGCCCGCCTCTCTACCGCGGAGCGCTCGCGCGACTGA
- a CDS encoding carbohydrate-binding protein has translation MTRTTTRRLPALIAALLAGLLVLAGQSPLAGQTAEAAEIRTTTVAFTETTTVRGTPNATFYEGAWSKNSTHTWATDGAAFEIAFTGETVALSGRKATTNGTADVFVDGVRIGSADYRGTRSTTTVPIASFTGLAPGDHVLRVVTVGFINHASAEFTSAVLVDERARLATALDRVSALAATDFTASSWAPFSAAVATATAARDDAASTDAALLAARSALETAETGLVRISGLRERLDEYRTRVPSAYTAASWAPFAAATVTAGEVLDDPGASAAAVVAAKNGLQTTAAALVPLADGTLETIENNRFWLDTAGDPIFSQGGGIFRFGDRYYWYGVEYTGSQLYYDSPTRTYTRAGEGDFVAVTAYSSEDLVHWTFENDVATRDTALHIPTSKDVTGTYFSDMDTLADAVWIGRLGVAYNEQTGKYVLLTQFESPDPARVTNAGVLFLSGDSPVADFEYANLQTHIPGVYRNPSKPGWEQGTGDQTVFTDDDGADYLVFSYRDGRSRTYVGRISDTDSLSVETAVEVYRGAGREGNAMFKLDGQYYVASSDLHGWNTSQTYLVRSLEGRIQGPYSSMYVLPGTEKDYSHVTQSGFFLTVQGTEQDTVIYAGDRWADFAWNGLGYNQWLPLSGTGADVRFESLSEWDLNARSGEWQAGAGNNWILNPDFAADRIAVTTVTGWTQTTDPASTTTGFVSNPSPGADGSRFALRLGAAQAFSGGVQQQDEVPAGVYTLSLRADRPGGLDSARIVVTGADGVEHRTEIPATSGWADVRSAEFSLPAGTATIAILASGPGGAGLTVDALALRRQAAASWSATSVYQQGDSVLFQGSLWRASWWTSNQTPGDPNGPWQQLATAPDGTAVWTASRIFDTGDVVVHQGQRYRAKWWTRNQAPGDPYGPWQPLG, from the coding sequence ATGACGCGTACGACGACGAGGCGGCTCCCCGCCCTGATCGCTGCTCTGCTCGCCGGGCTGCTCGTGCTCGCCGGCCAGTCGCCCCTCGCCGGGCAGACCGCCGAGGCCGCCGAGATCCGGACCACGACGGTCGCCTTCACCGAGACCACGACCGTGCGCGGCACGCCGAACGCCACCTTCTACGAGGGCGCCTGGTCGAAGAACAGCACGCACACCTGGGCGACCGACGGCGCGGCCTTCGAGATCGCCTTCACCGGCGAGACGGTCGCCCTCTCGGGCCGGAAGGCCACCACCAACGGCACCGCCGACGTGTTCGTCGACGGCGTGAGGATCGGCTCGGCCGACTACCGCGGCACCCGATCGACCACGACGGTCCCGATCGCGAGCTTCACCGGGCTCGCCCCCGGCGACCACGTCCTCCGGGTCGTCACGGTCGGCTTCATCAATCACGCCTCCGCCGAGTTCACCAGCGCCGTGCTCGTCGACGAGCGCGCCCGCCTCGCCACCGCGCTCGACCGCGTGAGCGCGCTCGCCGCGACCGACTTCACCGCCTCCTCCTGGGCCCCCTTCTCGGCCGCCGTCGCGACCGCGACCGCCGCCCGCGACGACGCCGCCTCGACCGACGCCGCCCTGCTCGCCGCCCGCAGCGCCCTCGAGACGGCGGAGACCGGCCTCGTCCGCATCTCCGGGCTGCGCGAGCGGCTCGACGAGTACCGCACCCGCGTCCCCTCCGCCTACACGGCCGCGTCCTGGGCGCCCTTCGCCGCGGCGACGGTCACCGCGGGCGAGGTCCTCGACGACCCCGGAGCGAGCGCCGCGGCCGTCGTCGCCGCGAAGAACGGCCTGCAGACCACCGCCGCCGCCCTCGTCCCGCTCGCCGACGGCACCCTCGAGACCATCGAGAACAATCGGTTCTGGCTCGACACCGCGGGCGACCCGATCTTCTCCCAGGGCGGCGGGATCTTCCGCTTCGGCGACCGCTACTACTGGTACGGCGTCGAGTACACCGGCTCGCAGCTCTACTACGACTCCCCGACCCGCACCTACACCCGGGCCGGCGAGGGCGACTTCGTCGCGGTGACCGCGTACTCCTCCGAGGACCTCGTGCACTGGACGTTCGAGAACGACGTCGCCACAAGGGACACCGCGCTGCACATCCCCACGTCGAAGGACGTCACGGGCACCTACTTCTCGGACATGGACACGCTCGCCGACGCGGTCTGGATCGGCCGGCTCGGCGTCGCCTACAACGAGCAGACCGGGAAGTACGTCCTGCTCACCCAGTTCGAGAGCCCCGACCCCGCCCGCGTCACCAACGCCGGAGTCCTCTTCCTCAGCGGCGACTCGCCCGTCGCCGACTTCGAGTACGCGAACCTGCAGACCCACATCCCCGGCGTCTACCGGAACCCGAGCAAGCCGGGCTGGGAGCAGGGCACCGGCGACCAGACGGTCTTCACGGACGACGACGGCGCGGACTACCTCGTCTTCTCCTACCGCGACGGCCGCAGCCGCACCTACGTCGGCCGGATCAGCGACACCGACTCGCTCTCGGTCGAGACGGCCGTCGAGGTCTACCGCGGCGCCGGGCGCGAGGGCAACGCGATGTTCAAGCTCGACGGCCAGTACTACGTCGCGAGCTCGGACCTGCACGGCTGGAACACCTCGCAGACCTACCTCGTGCGCTCGCTCGAGGGCCGGATCCAGGGGCCGTACTCGAGCATGTACGTGCTCCCCGGCACCGAGAAGGACTACAGCCACGTCACCCAGAGCGGCTTCTTCCTGACGGTGCAGGGCACCGAGCAGGACACCGTGATCTACGCCGGCGACCGCTGGGCCGACTTCGCCTGGAACGGCCTCGGCTACAACCAGTGGCTGCCGCTCAGCGGGACCGGCGCGGACGTGCGCTTCGAGTCGCTGAGCGAGTGGGACCTGAACGCCCGCTCCGGCGAGTGGCAGGCCGGCGCCGGCAACAACTGGATCCTCAACCCCGACTTCGCCGCCGACCGGATCGCGGTGACCACGGTCACCGGCTGGACGCAGACCACCGACCCCGCCTCGACGACCACCGGCTTCGTCTCGAACCCCTCGCCCGGCGCCGACGGCTCGCGCTTCGCGCTCCGGCTCGGCGCGGCGCAGGCCTTCTCGGGCGGCGTGCAGCAGCAGGACGAGGTCCCCGCGGGCGTCTACACCCTGTCGCTCCGCGCGGACCGGCCGGGCGGACTCGACTCCGCGCGGATCGTGGTCACCGGCGCGGACGGCGTCGAGCACCGCACCGAGATCCCCGCGACGAGCGGCTGGGCCGACGTGCGCTCGGCGGAGTTCTCGCTGCCGGCCGGCACCGCGACGATCGCGATCCTGGCGAGCGGCCCCGGCGGCGCCGGACTGACGGTCGACGCGCTGGCCCTCCGGCGCCAGGCCGCGGCCTCCTGGTCGGCGACCTCCGTCTACCAGCAGGGCGACAGCGTGCTCTTCCAGGGCTCGCTCTGGCGGGCCTCGTGGTGGACGAGCAACCAGACCCCCGGCGACCCGAACGGCCCGTGGCAGCAGCTCGCGACCGCACCCGACGGCACCGCGGTCTGGACCGCCTCGCGCATCTTCGACACCGGCGACGTCGTCGTCCACCAGGGCCAGCGCTACCGCGCGAAGTGGTGGACCCGCAACCAGGCCCCGGGCGACCCGTACGGGCCCTGGCAGCCGCTCGGCTGA
- a CDS encoding LacI family DNA-binding transcriptional regulator, with product MSSTSPPRARPSMADVGRHAEVSAQTVSRFFTGGYVAPATRVRIEAAIAELGYRHNRVARNLRVQRTDTVGFLAMGPLNYGHSELLTGVSRAARAEGLSLITALLEVGPDAPGAREEMRHAVDKLLSFQVDGIIVGTPYGGLDELVEYIAASVPVVTRSERGGPAGDSTYADSYGAGYLGTRHLLELGHRRILHLAGPGDRNEAVDRERGYRAALTEAGVAPLEVLRCAEWDAESGAAQGRAVDPESFTAVSAANDQIALGFLRAMSERGRTAPGDYSIVGVDDMPDSAYYSPPLTTMHLDHQLLGEKALQMLATRIRTGERQERTAVTARLVLRSSTAPLR from the coding sequence ATGTCGAGCACGTCCCCGCCCCGCGCGCGGCCGAGCATGGCCGACGTCGGGCGGCATGCGGAGGTCTCGGCGCAGACCGTCTCCCGCTTCTTCACCGGCGGGTACGTCGCTCCGGCGACGCGGGTGCGGATCGAGGCGGCCATCGCCGAGCTCGGCTACCGGCACAACCGCGTCGCCCGGAACCTCCGGGTCCAGCGCACCGACACGGTCGGCTTCCTCGCGATGGGGCCGCTCAACTACGGCCACTCCGAGCTGCTGACCGGGGTGAGCCGCGCCGCGCGCGCCGAGGGGCTCTCGCTGATCACAGCCCTGCTCGAGGTCGGGCCGGACGCTCCCGGAGCCCGCGAGGAGATGCGGCACGCGGTCGACAAGCTGCTCTCGTTCCAGGTCGACGGGATCATCGTCGGCACGCCCTACGGCGGGCTCGACGAGCTGGTCGAGTACATCGCCGCCTCGGTGCCGGTCGTGACGCGCTCCGAGCGCGGCGGCCCCGCGGGCGACTCGACCTACGCCGACTCCTACGGCGCCGGCTATCTCGGCACCCGCCACCTGCTCGAGCTCGGGCACCGGCGGATCCTGCACCTCGCGGGCCCCGGCGACCGCAACGAGGCCGTCGACCGCGAGCGCGGCTACCGGGCGGCGCTGACGGAGGCGGGGGTCGCCCCGCTCGAGGTGCTGCGCTGTGCGGAGTGGGACGCCGAGTCGGGAGCCGCGCAGGGCCGGGCCGTCGATCCGGAGTCCTTCACCGCGGTCTCGGCCGCCAACGACCAGATCGCGCTCGGCTTCCTCCGCGCGATGTCCGAGCGCGGCCGGACGGCGCCCGGCGACTACTCGATCGTCGGCGTCGACGACATGCCCGACTCCGCGTACTACTCGCCGCCGCTGACGACGATGCACCTCGACCACCAGCTGCTGGGCGAGAAGGCCCTCCAGATGCTGGCCACGCGGATCCGCACCGGCGAGCGCCAGGAGCGGACCGCGGTCACCGCCCGCCTGGTGCTGCGCTCGTCGACGGCGCCGCTGCGCTGA
- a CDS encoding ABC transporter substrate-binding protein produces the protein MRRSSKKFTTVVAVSLPLVLALSACAAGGGGGGGNAAGGGDGDETLSVWAWDPVFNIAALEEAEKIYQEDHPDFKLDIIETPWDDLQPKLTTLAQSQQYEELPDVFLMQNNAFQKNLVNYPEIFSELPADAVDFAEFPEAVAAYSTLDDVHYGVPFDSGTAVTALRTDVLEAAGYTIDDFTDITWEEFLTKGKDVLAKTGSPLLSGQAGSSDMIMMMLQSAGASLFDDEGNPTITDNDALLAAIDVYKQLVDSGVFVEVNSWDEYLGTFVNGSVGGTIQGIWIVGSIQTAEDQAGDWAITNVPSLDGISGATNYTASGGSSWAISANADVDLAADFLASTFAGSTELYDTILPKSGAVANWLPAGSSTAYEQPNEFFAGQPIFAEVAEFGAEVPSNNTGAYYYEGRDAVSAAITQIIGGADPASALEEAQKNVEFAMS, from the coding sequence GTGCGAAGAAGCTCCAAGAAGTTCACGACCGTCGTGGCCGTCTCCCTGCCCCTCGTCCTCGCGCTGAGCGCCTGCGCGGCCGGCGGCGGCGGTGGTGGCGGGAACGCCGCCGGCGGAGGCGACGGCGACGAGACGCTCAGCGTCTGGGCCTGGGACCCGGTGTTCAACATCGCGGCCCTCGAGGAGGCCGAGAAGATCTACCAGGAGGACCACCCGGACTTCAAGCTCGACATCATCGAGACCCCCTGGGACGACCTGCAGCCCAAGCTGACCACCCTCGCCCAGTCGCAGCAGTACGAGGAGCTGCCCGACGTCTTCCTGATGCAGAACAACGCGTTCCAGAAGAACCTCGTCAACTACCCGGAGATCTTCAGCGAGCTGCCCGCCGACGCCGTCGACTTCGCGGAGTTCCCCGAGGCCGTCGCCGCCTACTCGACCCTCGACGACGTGCACTACGGCGTGCCGTTCGACTCGGGCACCGCCGTCACCGCGCTGCGCACCGACGTCCTCGAGGCGGCCGGCTACACGATCGACGACTTCACCGACATCACCTGGGAGGAGTTCCTCACCAAGGGCAAGGACGTCCTCGCGAAGACCGGATCGCCGCTGCTCTCGGGCCAGGCCGGCTCCTCGGACATGATCATGATGATGCTGCAGAGCGCCGGAGCCAGCCTCTTCGACGACGAGGGCAACCCCACCATCACCGACAACGACGCACTGCTCGCCGCGATCGACGTCTACAAGCAGCTCGTCGACTCGGGCGTCTTCGTCGAGGTCAACTCGTGGGACGAGTACCTCGGCACCTTCGTGAACGGCTCCGTCGGCGGCACCATCCAGGGCATCTGGATCGTCGGCTCCATCCAGACCGCCGAGGACCAGGCCGGTGACTGGGCGATCACGAACGTCCCCTCGCTCGACGGCATCTCCGGCGCGACCAACTACACGGCCAGCGGCGGATCGTCCTGGGCGATCAGCGCGAACGCCGACGTCGACCTCGCGGCCGACTTCCTCGCCTCGACCTTCGCCGGCTCGACCGAGCTCTACGACACGATCCTGCCGAAGTCCGGCGCCGTCGCGAACTGGCTGCCCGCCGGCTCCTCGACCGCCTACGAGCAGCCGAACGAGTTCTTCGCCGGCCAGCCGATCTTCGCCGAGGTCGCCGAGTTCGGCGCCGAGGTGCCGAGCAACAACACCGGCGCCTACTACTACGAGGGCCGCGACGCCGTGAGCGCCGCGATCACGCAGATCATCGGCGGTGCGGACCCCGCCTCGGCGCTGGAGGAGGCGCAGAAGAACGTCGAGTTCGCCATGAGCTAG